Proteins encoded by one window of Lathyrus oleraceus cultivar Zhongwan6 chromosome 1, CAAS_Psat_ZW6_1.0, whole genome shotgun sequence:
- the LOC127136497 gene encoding putative transcription factor bHLH041, whose protein sequence is MEGVFSLPVAVRTEFIHSLMQSLGGCSYICLWTYDTILQNRLSFLDGIYNVISNHQPSSSLGSLAQQLFDQYTILSFDINDDRIPGLAFRNQRRYLELQQVELLALSSTEIQTQFYKEARIKTAVFMGCNKGEIELGFLNMSKTDIQTAFRSLFPEDFSRQIQQIDQNNNNNNNNPPSSSSSSMRSLSTAGSPEYSSLMFNTNPPGTSPSSHHFPDHILGGVDIPPMRPVSNTLPFQLQQLPQITPTQLFPIDQQNDAIMRAIQNVLSTPPSQQSYAAHPGASAFGRYRNDKSPIIIGSNFRRQSLMKRSFAFFRSLNLMRLRERNQAMRPSSNQLHHMISERRRREKLNDNFQTLRALLPQGTKKDKASILITAKETLRSLMEEIEKLSKRNQELMSQKLAASNKETMKFSSNERINVRVLHVPESSSSEDEPMIVELQVNAIGQVSQVDMLIRLLEFLNQVHHVNLISMDATNANTSQGNNHHHQITFRLRITQVSEWDEEAFQEAVRRVVADLIQYQVDQNL, encoded by the exons ATGGAAGGTGTATTTTCCCTTCCTGTAGCCGTCAGAACTGAATTTATCCATTCTCTCATGCAATCTCTTGGAGGATGCTCTTACATTTGTCTGTGGACATATGATACCATATTACAAAA TCGTTTGTCCTTCTTGGATGGTATCTACAATGTGATAAGCAACCACCAACCAAGTTCTTCGTTGGGAAGTCTCGCACAACAGCTTTTCGATCAGTACACGATTTTATCATTCGATATCAATGATGA CCGTATTCCTGGACTCGCTTTTAGGAACCAACGCCGTTATCTAGAGCTGCAACAGGTGGAACTTCTGGCACTGTCATCAACAGAAATACAGACACAATTCTACAAG GAAGCAAGGATTAAG ACTGCTGTTTTCATGGGATGCAACAAAGGAGAAATTGAGCTTGGTTTCTTAAATATGTCTAAA ACTGATATTCAAACAGCATTTAGGAGTTTATTTCCTGAAGATTTTTCAAGACAAATTCAACAAATTgatcaaaataataataataataataataatccaccttcatcatcttcatcttcaatgAGATCACTATCAACAGCAGGTAGTCCTGAATACTCATCTCTCATGTTCAACACAAATCCACCTGGAACTTCTCCATCATCACATCACTTTCCTGATCATATCCTTGGAGGAGTAGATATTCCTCCAATGAGACCTGTTTCGAACACACTACCATTTCAACTTCAACAACTCCCTCAAATCACACCGACACAGTTATTCCCTATTGATCAACAGAATGATGCAATAATGAGAGCAATCCAGAATGTTCTATCTACACCCCCTTCTCAGCAAAGTTACGCGGCACATCCCGGAGCTAGTGCATTTGGAAGGTATAGAAACGATAAAAGTCCTATTATCATAGGGTCGAATTTTAGACGACAGAGTTTGATGAAGAGATCGTTTGCATTCTTTAGAAGCTTGAATTTGATGAGACTGAGAGAACGAAATCAAGCTATGCGTCCTTCTAGTAATCAACTTCATCATATGATATCGGAGCGAAGACGACGCGAGAAGCTTAACGATAACTTCCAAACACTTAGGGCATTACTTCCTCAAGGAACTAAGAAAGACAAAGCATCCATACTGATAACAGCCAAAGAGACCTTAAGATCATTGATGGAAGAAATAGAGAAACTAAGCAAAAGAAACCAAGAGTTGATGTCACAAAAGTTGGCTGCTTCGAATAAAGAAACTATGAAATTCTCGTCGAATGAAAGAATCAACGTGCGAGTTTTGCATGTACCGGAATCAAGTTCATCGGAAGATGAACCGATGATAGTGGAGTTACAAGTGAACGCGATAGGACAAGTTTCTCAAGTTGATATGTTGATTCGATTATTAGAATTCTTAAATCAAGTTCATCATGTCAATTTGATTTCAATGGATGCAACAAATGCAAATACTTCACAAGGGaataatcatcatcatcaaataACATTCAGGCTAAGAATTACTCAG GTGAGTGAATGGGACGAAGAGGCTTTCCAAGAAGCAGTGAGAAGAGTAGTTGCTGACTTGATACAGTACCAAGTGGACCAAAATCTATGA